Sequence from the Terriglobia bacterium genome:
AACCGCCCGTAGCGGGCGGGCACGGAACCATCCACGGTACTGTCACCGACCCTCAGGGCGCAGTTATTCAGAACGCCAACGTTACTGTCACCTCTGAAGGCGGTGTGCCATATACCGCAACCACCGATGCTGTGGGCTCATATGAATTCACCGGGCTGCCTACCGGCTTCTACCAGCTTCAGGTTGAAGCCCAAGGTTTTCAACACAGCATAGTCCTCCGCATCCCGGTGCAGCAAGGTGGCGTGACCGTCGTAGACGTAAAGCTACAAGTTGCAGGCTCTATGCCGTTTTAGCATTTAGTGTGCTGATATCCACAATGCTGTATCCAGCCCATGGCATCCTGTGAAGTGATAGCGGCAATAGCCTCAGTGATGGCCGGGTCCAGTGCTTCAGCCGTGCGTGCCTTCAGGGTTCGTAGGATCAGTTCACGGCAGGTGCTTTGTGGGCGCTCAGATTGTCCATGACTACGATCTGGCCGGGCTGCAGCTTGGGGCATAAGACCTGCTCCAGAAAAGTCAGAAACACATCGGTGTCGGTGGAGTCCTCAAGGGTCATAGTGGCCAGCAGTCCGGACT
This genomic interval carries:
- a CDS encoding transposase; this encodes MFVDETWFNTQMSRYWGWAEKGEKIPEAIPAGHWRSFTLLGALSQSGLLATMTLEDSTDTDVFLTFLEQVLCPKLQPGQIVVMDNLSAHKAPAVN